The Corvus hawaiiensis isolate bCorHaw1 chromosome 2, bCorHaw1.pri.cur, whole genome shotgun sequence genome includes a window with the following:
- the MAEL gene encoding protein maelstrom homolog: MAQRGRSRSAFLCFVHDQLPELKRHGLPVAHVADAIPYCSPAWGSLTEEEKTMYAGKARKWNSKKRSQNTTVKETCNLPDPVPAPLTTKMPSVTPLPHACALSWKNDQDVIADVFYFLDIYSYGKLPPQCEQRFLPCEIGCVKYSLQDGIMADFHHFIDPEVPPRGFRYHCQTAGDETHKIPISGFHLPRSCYAVVLQELLEFAQPARGAQPRFFCRSNDRFRINWCLGRMASITGIESHWELFAVEDLITELYQKKYQKEPSKIWVYRKLDVCLWDFSSNTRCKWHEENDIICCALASCKKISYCISKSFASVYGVPLTAAHLPLQDSDCDQSTNTRIVKLNAGHIQKMKAESSGCDKPLGSPRQDQEFVPSNRDSPCGVKTFPCGTSVVQGRGVTRLLRSASGLSKSFSN; the protein is encoded by the exons ATGGCGcagcgcggccgctcccgcagcgcctTTCTGTGCTTCGTGCACGATCAGCTGCCCGAGCTGAAGCGGCACGGGCTGCCCGTGGCCCACGTGGCGGATGCCATCCCCTACTGCTCCCCGGCATGGGGG TCCctgacagaggaagaaaagacaaTGTATGCAGGGAAGGCTCGTAAATGGAATAGCAAGAAACGCTCTCAGAATACTACAGTAAAGGAG ACGTGTAATCTGCCTGATCCAGTTCCTGCCCCTCTGACCACAAAGATGCCCAGTGTTACTCCTTTGCCACATGCCTGTGCTCTGTCTTGGAAGAATGACCAGG atgtgATTGCAGACGTCTTCTACTTCCTGGACATTTACAGCTATGGGAAGCTGCCACCCCAGTGCGAGCAGCGCTTCCTTCCCTGTGAGATTGGGTGTGTCAAGTACTCCCTACAGGATGGAATCATGGCTGATTTCCACCACTTCATAGATCCAG AAGTACCACCACGTGGTTTTCGGTACCACTGCCAGACTGCTG GTGATGAAACTCATAAGATCCCCATATCTGGATTTCACCTTCCTCGTTCTTGTTACGCCGTTGTCCTACAGGAACTTCTTGAGTTTGCCCAGCCTGCCAGAGGTGCTCAGCCTCGCTTCTTCTGCAGG tCTAATGACAGATTCCGAATTAATTGGTGTCTTGGTCGAATGGCCAGCATAACAG GCATTGAGAGCCATTGGGAGCTTTTTGCTGTAGAAGACCTGATTACAGAACTGTACCAGAAGAAATACCAAAAGGAGCCATCCAAGATCTGGGTATATAGAAAACTGGATGTCTGCCTGTGGGATTTCTCCAGTAATACCAG GTGCAAGTGGCATGAGGAGAATGATATcatctgctgtgctctggcatCCTGTAAGAAAATCAG TTACTGCATCAGTAAATCTTTTGCTAGTGTGTATGGAGTCCCACTAACAGCAGCTCACCTGCCTCTGCAAGACTCTGATTGTGATCAAAGCACAAATACCAGGATTGTGAAACTGAATGCTGGACATATCCAG aaaatgaaagctgagaGTTCTGGGTGTGACAAGCCTTTGGGCTCTCCAAGACAGGATCAAGAGTTTGTCCCTTCTAATC GTGATTCTCCATGTGGTGTGAAGACCTTCCCTTGTGGAACAAGTGTTGTACAAGGAAGAGGAGTTACTCGATTGCTGAGAAGTGCGTCTGGTCTATCCAAGTCTTTCAGTAACTGA